A window of the Helianthus annuus cultivar XRQ/B chromosome 4, HanXRQr2.0-SUNRISE, whole genome shotgun sequence genome harbors these coding sequences:
- the LOC110934907 gene encoding hevamine-A, whose product MAYPLAFFSSMMLLLAVGANAGGIAIYWGQNGGEGTLAETCSTGNYDFVNLAFLATFGNGQTPMINLAGHCDPYSNGCTNLTTDIKSCQAKGIKVMLTLGGADGSYYLTSAEDAKQVATYLWNNFLGGKSSTRPLGEAVLDGIDFDIEGGTTQHWDDLARYLSGYSSQGKKVYLTAAPQCPFPDAYIGTALKTGLFDYVWVQFYNNPPCQYSGGITNLEDAWKQWTSDIPAAKIFLGLPASPTAAGSGYIPVGDLTSKVLPAIKGSAKYGGVMLWDKYYDDQTGYSSSIKSHV is encoded by the coding sequence ATGGCATACCCATTAGCATTTTTCTCTTCAATGATGTTGTTACTAGCAGTGGGTGCCAATGCTGGCGGTATTGCTATCTACTGGGGTCAAAACGGGGGTGAGGGCACCTTGGCTGAGACATGCTCGACAGGGAACTATGATTTCGTCAACCTTGCGTTTCTAGCAACGTTTGGAAATGGTCAGACCCCAATGATTAATCTTGCAGGACACTGTGATCCATACAGCAATGGCTGCACCAATTTAACCACCGACATCAAATCATGTCAAGCTAAAGGAATAAAGGTGATGCTCACTCTTGGAGGAGCAGACGGGAGCTACTACCTAACCTCTGCCGAAGACGCCAAACAGGTAGCCACTTACCTCTGGAATAACTTCTTAGGTGGCAAATCATCCACCCGTCCACTTGGCGAAGCTGTTTTAGATGGAATCGATTTTGATATCGAAGGAGGAACCACCCAACACTGGGATGACCTGGCAAGGTATCTTTCTGGATACAGCAGTCAAGGAAAGAAGGTATACTTGACAGCAGCTCCCCAGTGTCCGTTCCCAGATGCGTATATTGGAACCGCCCTTAAAACAGGTCTATTTGACTATGTTTGGGTTCAGttctataacaaccctccttGTCAGTACTCTGGAGGCATCACCAATCTTGAAGATGCTTGGAAGCAGTGGACTAGTGATATACCAGCAGCCAAGATTTTCTTGGGGCTACCAGCATCACCTACAGCTGCTGGAAGTGGATACATCCCTGTTGGTGACCTTACTTCCAAAGTGCTTCCAGCAATTAAAGGTTCAGCAAAATATGGAGGAGTTATGTTGTGGGATAAGTATTATGATGATCAGACTGGATACAGCTCTTCCATTAAGAGCCATGTCTAG